In Alteromonas sp. RKMC-009, the genomic stretch AGCAACATATACTGGAATATCAGTACCAGTCGTAACCGCCACTGGCCAACCCCCATGGCCCTCAGCACATTCAGTTCAGGCCGGAGCTCAAGAGTAAGCACACTGACAGAAATGGCAAAAGCGAGACCGGCCACCAGCAGGGTTGCCACGTTCAGCGCATCGGTAACGACAAAAGTACGGTCGAAGGTGGCCATAGAACGGGTGATCAGTTCGCCGGTAAAATACAGTGTTCCGGCACTGGCCAGTTCGCTTAAATCCGGTTTCTGCCCGGAGAATGCATGATTATTGTAATAAATCGCCGAAAGTCCGGCATAGCCTGACGGCGGTGAAAATACCGGCAGGGGCAATAAAAGCTGCGCTTCAGGATTGCCATAATCCGGATAAATTCCGGCAATCAAAAAAGCCTCACCGGATGACTTGTCAGGGAGGCTGACCAGGGTGCCATCATCAGTTTGAATATCGCTTAATACCACACTGTCGCCGGGCTTAATATTTAGCCGGAATGCCAGTTGCTGATTAACAAAAATCCCTTGCCGGGATCTAAACTGTGACCAGGCTTGCTCAGCGAACGAATATAATGCAAGGCTTTTACGGGCAATGTCGTCAACCGGGAAACTCTTCACTGAAACCGCCAGGCGTCTTTCAGTTGAAGGTACATTAAGACGAATAGTGCCCCGCCCTTCATAGACTGAACGGGTTTGAATCTCATCGTTAATTAACTCCGGAGGTGACGGAGCGTCTGAATAAAAGTATGCCGGTGCGGACAACCGCTGCATCAGCCAGTCTTCAGTGGCCTGCCTGAAACTGTCTGTCATCACATTCATGCCAGTATTCGCGGTGAGGGCAATAAAAAATGCACAAACAGCCAGTTTACTCTTTGCAGAAAGTCTGTGCGTGCCCGCTGCCACATAAGACAATACAGGCATTGAAGACGGCACCAGCCTGCAAACCATTGCTGTAAGTGCCGGCAACCACAATATAACCAGCACACAGCCACTTAATAACACTGCGCCGGTGCTGACCAGCGCGGTCAGCGTACTGTCTGCATTAAAAACAAAACCTGCCGCAATGCCAGTGACTATTACTGTAGTAAACAGGCGTCCGGTAACAGACAGTGTTGTCTGACTCTCACTGAAACGGCGCAGCGACAGTGCACCGGATAGCTGTTTAACCGGAATAACAAAAAAAATCGCCAGCGCAATCACGCTGATAAGCCAGGCCAGCAGCACCATCTGCACAATAAAAGGTGAAGGCGAAACAAATACCCCGTCGAACAGGCCGGCAAACACAGACTGCAACACCGGAGTTAAACCTCTGGTAAGCCCGAGCCCGCACAACACACCAGCCGGCGCGGCGATAAAACAATACAGAATAAGTTCTGCGAACAGCGCAGTGAGTATTGTCTGCTTTGCTGTACCCAGTTGCCTCAGCCGTATAATCGTTGCCAGCCTGGCACGGTACATCAGCATGAGTGCATTTAAAATGATGAACAAAGCCACTACCGCCATAAGCATACCCATGGCCTGCAAATTCAACCTGAAACTGGCTGACAACGTGCCTGTTTCTGCCTGAACCGGCGGCGGTATAAAAGTAAGATGAGCAGGTAGTGCAGATTTTAGCTGTGCGATTTGTTGATCATCCGGGTCGCCTGCAATAATCAGCGCAGACAGAGGGGTGTTGTCAGGCGTAATCTCTTTCCGGTAAAAATTTTGCAGACCAGTTACCAGCATATCCTCCGGCAGCCCCTGCACAGAGACAGGCTGCCGGACAGCCGTACCATCGCCGTACAGCATCTGATTGTCACAGGTAAAGCCTGTCATAAACCCCGGTGCAGCATAGCTGACAATGCCTGATGTATTTCCCCGGTTGCCGGGTTCAAATAATACAGAACCACCGGAAGCACTCTTGAACGTGCGGGACTGAACAGTCGTGTCAGGTAATGACATGAGGGCTGTTTCATCAATACCGGTCAGGGTGACAGTTTTTGCGTTTTTACTTTGCTTTCTGTCGTTCCCGGTACCACCGCAGGAAAGTGTAATATCCCGCTGACTGATACCAATCAGCCCGGTAAACCCCTGCTTTCTTAACCGGATATAGTCTTGTTTCGTTAACGGCTCAACGTCAGAGCGCGGCGACACCGTACCGGCAGCAAAGAACCCGGGACTGCCGGAAGCCAGCTCCCCCTGCCTTGCGCCTTCATTAATTAACCAGACGGCAGAGAGCCCGCCGGTGGCGACAAGTAATGCCATAAGAATAAGCAACGGCTGCCATGGCCGGGTCAGCGCCATTCTCAGAAAAACGTGCAGCACAGGAAACAAACCGTGCATGCCTCAGTCTTCCAGCTTTCCGTGACGTAACCAGCATTGCCGCTGCGCGAGAGCGGCTACTTCATTACTGTGTGTTACCACAACCAGCGTAGTGTTCAGCTCACAGCACAGTGCATATAAAGCAGCAGATACTTTTTCACTGTTGTCCTCATCCAGATTGCCGGTAGGTTCATCTGCCAGAATGAGGGAAGGTTTATGAACCAGAGCACGGGCAATGGCAACCCGTTGCTGCTCACCGCCTGAAAGTAAGGCTGCAGACTTACCGGCCAGCGCGCTGATCCCAAGCCGTTGCATAATGTGCTGCTGATAATCAGGATCCACATTGCCTTTTAACCTGGCGGTAAAGGCAATGTTATCTTCAACAGATAAACAACTCAGCAGATTGAAACTTTGAAACACCACTCCAAGGTGTTCTCTGCGAAAGCGGTCAGCCTGCTTTTCTCCCTTAAAAGGCAGAGTAACGTTATGAACAGTAATGGAGCCGCTGTCCGGTTCATCAAAACCGGCAATCAACGAAAGTAATGTAGACTTACCGGAACCGGATGCGCCGCGAATACTGACAGACTGCCCGGTGTCCAGAGATAAATCAAGATCGTCAATAACAGGTTTGTTGCTGTCATCGAATTGCTTGCTTAGGTGGTGAATTTTCAACATGTCTCTGCACTAACCCAGCACCTGAAAAGGTGTCCTGAAAGGTGAAGCACCGGAAAATCAGCGCCCGCCTTCATTGCTGTTTGCTGCAGCTACATGCGCCTGGGTACCCCACAGCGGCACAGTGGATAAACTATGTTTGAAGCTACCGGAAGTCTCTTTCGTAGAATATGCCAGATACATCAGTGTCTGGTTTTCAGCGTCGAGAATGCGCCGGATTTTCATTGACTTAAACAATATGCTTTTGGACTTGGTAAACAGCACATCGCCGTCTTTTCCCTTGTCGATTTTATCTATCATCTCACGGGTGATCGGGCCGGTCTGACGGCAGGCAATGGAACTGTCTGACGGGTCGGAAAAATCCAGATTGGCTTCAATACTGGACACATGGCAAGTTACACCGGTGACCACAGGATCGGAAAAGGCGTCCAGCTTAATATCTTTGGTGGTGAAAACACCCAGCGACACATCACCAACTTCATTTCTGTCACAGCCACTTAATAATAAAACGGCTATAATACTGACTAACACCCGCATACCTGCTTCCCCCGGTTAAGTTCATAGTTTTCTGCATCTTAGTACTGTTAATTCAGTATGGCGGATTACACCGGCTATATTAAACCCTTTTCAGTTTGAACCAACCCTCAATTGTGCCGTATCAGAAGCAGCACTCAGGAGAATACCGTGAAACAACCTTTACCTATGCAACTATTTGAGCTGTGGACACTGGCACCTCAGGTTATCGCCACCCGGTTAATGCAAATGGCCACCACGTCGTACCCGGCAAAAAAATCCGAAGTGCGTGAAATGAATGAGATGTGGACAGAAAAGGTACAGGCCGTGGTCAGTGCCTGTCAGGCTGTAACGGCAGAATCCATGCGTTTTCAAACGAAGATTTTTTCCGCAGTTGTCGGTAGTGCCATGACCCCTGCACTCATTCCGCAAACCACAGCACAGGCAATGCTTCGCTACGGACCTGCAGCGGGAACGAAAATGACAGAGAAGCTGGTTCAGCCTTTTCACAAAAAAGTGAAATCAAATGCCCGGCGTCTGCTATAGCACCGGTCATCCTGTGCTTCAGCCTTGTGACACCGGATGTAAATAAAGAACGGTTTAGCCGGCTGCCAGCCAGATCCCGACACCGATCATCAGGGTGCCGGCAATCCGGTTCATCAACCTGACATTACCGCTCTTCATCAGCAGCGACCTCAACGAGCGGCCACCGGATGCATAAATCAGCAGGCAGGTGAATTCGAGCAGGAGAATAATCGCAATCAGGCTGACCAGCTGAGCTGCCAGCGGTGAGCCGGTATCAAGAAACGGTGGTAACAGCGCAACAAAAAATGCCCACCCTTTGGGGTTAGCAATGGCCGTGATAAAACCCTGCATAATTAACGCTTTTTCCGTGGCCTGTGCCGCACTATCAGTGCTGATGGCCATTTTGCCCCGTGACATCCACATTTGTATGCCGGTATACGCCAGATAAACCCCGCCGGCATATTTCAGTACGGTGAACACATCCGGATAATTTAATAACAGTGCTGCCACACCGGCGGCAGAAAGGGTTGCCACCAGACCGACGCCGGCCAATTCTCCCAGCATCATCCACAGTGCCCGCTTAACGCCGATACTCATGCCCAGTGTCATCGCCAGCGTCATACACATACCCGGCGTCACAGAAACAAAGAAGAAGGTGGGAATAAAAACAGACAATAAGCCGGTGTTCATAAAATAATGTCCGCAAAAAAAGAGCATGGGAAATTGCCAGAAACCTTTGCAAAACGCAACGACGAGCCGGCAAAAATGAGGCAAATATACGCTTTGTCATGACCGTTTGCCCCTGCGCCGGTTGCGCCGGCCAGCACAGTTAATTAGACTGACCGGCAACGTATTATCACGATGAACACTATGAGCACTACTCTTTACGGTATCAGTAACTGCGATACCATCAAAAAAGCCAGAAAGTGGCTTGAACAGCAAAATATCCCTTTTACTTTTCACGATTACCGTAAAGACGGTCTGGACGAAGCCTGGCTTAAAGAAACAGAAAGTCATCTGGGCTGGGAAAACCTGCTGAATAAACGGGGCACTACTTTTCGACAGTTACCGGAAGAAGACAAAACAGATCTAACCCGGGACAAGGCTCTGAGCCTGTTACTGGCAAATCCGTCGATGATCAAACGCCCGGTGCTTATTCACAACAACAGCTACCATCTTGCTTTTAAACCTGCTCAGTATGAGGAGATTTTTGCCTGATGAGTACTGTTATCGATGTTGCCAAAAATCTGATCAACCGCCGCTCAGTCACACCTGAAGATGCCGGTTGTCAGGATTACATGAAAGCCTGGCTGGACGAGTCCGGTTTCAACCATGAAACCATGGTTTTCGACGATACCACGAATTTATGGTCCCGACGGGGCACTGAAGCTCCACTTTTGTGCTTTGCCGGTCATACCGACGTTGTCCCAAGCGGGCCGGAATCAGCCTGGCAAACCCCGCCGTTTATCGCTACTGAAAAAGACGGCTATCTGCATGGCCGTGGTGCAGCAGATATGAAAGGCAGTCTGGCAGCGATGATGGTCGCTACCCGCAGATTCGTTGCTGACTATCCAAATCACAAAGGCAGCATCGCCTACCTCATCACCAGTGACGAAGAAGGGCCCTTTATTAATGGCACCACCCGCGTTATCGACACGCTGGAAGCCCGGAACGAGAAAATAACCTGGTGCATCGTGGGCGAACCCTCCTCCACTTCACAGGTGGGAGATGTGGTGAAAAACGGCCGCCGTGGTTCTCTTACCGGCGATATGACAGTAAAAGGTATTCAGGGTCACGTGGCGTATCCGCATCTGGCTAAAAACCCGGTGCACGATGCCGCCCCTGCGCTGGCCAGCCTGAGTCAGGCACACTGGGACAACGGCAACGAATTCTTCCCGCCCACCAGTTTTCAAATCTCCAATATTCATGCAGGAACAGGTGCAGGCAATGTCATTCCCGGCACCTGTGAAGTGTGTTTTAACTTCCGCTTTTCAACAGAAGTCACCGACCGGGAATTAATTGAGCGGGTCACCACCATTCTGGATGGGCACGAACTGGACTACCATATCGACTGGACCTTCAACGGTCAGCCGTTCCTCACAGACTCCGGGGATCTGGTTGAGGCGACACAGGCTGCCATCAGTCACGTGACCGGCAGAGAAACAGAGTTATCGACTGCCGGCGGCACCTCTGACGGCCGCTTTATAGCGCCTACCGGCGCACAGGTTGTTGAACTGGGTCCGGTGAACGCCACCATCCATAAAATCGACGAATGCGTGTCTATGGCCGATCTGGAAACGCTGACTGATATTTATTACGACATCATGGTCAGGTTGCTGGCATGAGCATGACGGCATGGCTGGGTATTGACAATCCGTTTCTGGTTCCTCTTGATGATAAGTTCTCCATACACCGTGATGTAAAAGAACCATGGCTTGCTTTGCAGCGGGCCGCACAGAAGGAGGGGCTCGATTGTCAGCTGGTCAGCAGTCACCGCGACTTTACCCGCCAGCTGGCGATCTGGAACAGAAAATGGCGTGGTGAAGCCACCTTGTATGACGCGCAGGGAAAGGCCCTCAATCACAGCGCCCTGTCCGATGATGAAAAAATTGATGCCATCCTGACCTGGTCAGCATTGCCCGGCGGCAGCCGTCATCACTGGGGATCAGATATTGACGTATTTGATAAACAGGCAGTACATGAATGGGGACAACCCTTCGAACTGGTGGACAGTGAATACCGTGAGTCCGGTCCCTGCTTCGGGCTGGCCTGCTGGATGGATGAAAATCTGCACCGCTTCGGTTTTTCACGCCCGTTTCTGGAAGACAGAGGCGGCGTGGCTGTGGAATTATGGCATCTGACTCATACGTCAACAGCCAGCACATTTGAACAACAACGCCGCGCAGGTGCGCTGGCAGACGCCCTGAAACAGGCAGACATGGAAGGCAAAGAAGCAGTGCTCAAACGCATTGATTCGCTGTTTGAGCGTTATGTACTGAATAAGGGGATAAGATGAGTACCGGATGGTTAATTCTCATCATTTTACTGGCCGCCGGCTTTATCATCGGCAACATTTTACTGCTTAAGTCGTCGTCAAAGTTCAGAGTACCGAAAGACTTCACGCCGCGAAAATGGGATGACGAAGAAGACAAATAATCGTCTTCTTCTCATTATTACCCGTTAACCCGTACCGCAGTGCCACTGATACTGACCATCAGCATACTGCCTTTTTCACCGATAACTTCATAGTCGATATCAATACCCACAACCGCATTTGCGCCCATGGCACGGGCTTCCTGTTCCAGCTCTGCGAAGGCCATTTTACGTGCTTTGGTGAGCTCGTCTTCATAGGAACCTGACCGCCCGCCGACGATATCGCGGATTGAAGCAAACAAATCTTTAAAAATGTTCGCGCCCATGACCGCCTCGCCGATGACGATACCGTGATATTGCGAAATGGTTTTACCTTCAATACCGGGTGTTGTTGTTAAAATCATCTTTTTTCCTCCGTTGAAAAAGCGTTTTTCAATGCCTCAATGCGTGCTGCCAGTTCACTGTCACCATAAGGTATAGCAGGCTGCCTTCCCCACACAGGCGCAGGCCAGGCGATATCCTCTTCATAACGGCAAAGGTGATGAATATGCAGTTGCCTGACCACATTACCCAGTGCAGCAATGTTCAGTTTATAAGGCGCATACAATGAGGATAATACCTTACAACATAAGCGGGACTCCTGCACATACTGCTGCATTTGCCGGTCATCAAGCTCGTGTAACTCTGCCAGACCTTCGACACGGGGAACGAGGATAAGCCAGGGAAACTGACTGTCATTCATCAGCAGCACGCGGCAAAGTGCTAAATCGGTTACCAGCACCGTATCGTTTTGCAAGCGCTCATCGAGTTTAAACATTAATGTACTCCAGTGAAGCCGGAACGACCGTGAGAATAGCACGCTGCCCGATAGCCACATTGGCGTTGGGAAACACCACTGCTTCGCCGTCCTGTTCAGCAAAATATTCTGCGCCGGTTTCAGATGCCAGCTTATCGCCTTCTGCAAAATCCATGAAATTGGGTGTATCGTCAGCAAAATGCAGTACAAAATCTTCAGCCTGCTTATTG encodes the following:
- a CDS encoding FtsX-like permease family protein, producing MHGLFPVLHVFLRMALTRPWQPLLILMALLVATGGLSAVWLINEGARQGELASGSPGFFAAGTVSPRSDVEPLTKQDYIRLRKQGFTGLIGISQRDITLSCGGTGNDRKQSKNAKTVTLTGIDETALMSLPDTTVQSRTFKSASGGSVLFEPGNRGNTSGIVSYAAPGFMTGFTCDNQMLYGDGTAVRQPVSVQGLPEDMLVTGLQNFYRKEITPDNTPLSALIIAGDPDDQQIAQLKSALPAHLTFIPPPVQAETGTLSASFRLNLQAMGMLMAVVALFIILNALMLMYRARLATIIRLRQLGTAKQTILTALFAELILYCFIAAPAGVLCGLGLTRGLTPVLQSVFAGLFDGVFVSPSPFIVQMVLLAWLISVIALAIFFVIPVKQLSGALSLRRFSESQTTLSVTGRLFTTVIVTGIAAGFVFNADSTLTALVSTGAVLLSGCVLVILWLPALTAMVCRLVPSSMPVLSYVAAGTHRLSAKSKLAVCAFFIALTANTGMNVMTDSFRQATEDWLMQRLSAPAYFYSDAPSPPELINDEIQTRSVYEGRGTIRLNVPSTERRLAVSVKSFPVDDIARKSLALYSFAEQAWSQFRSRQGIFVNQQLAFRLNIKPGDSVVLSDIQTDDGTLVSLPDKSSGEAFLIAGIYPDYGNPEAQLLLPLPVFSPPSGYAGLSAIYYNNHAFSGQKPDLSELASAGTLYFTGELITRSMATFDRTFVVTDALNVATLLVAGLAFAISVSVLTLELRPELNVLRAMGVGQWRLRLVLIFQYMLLCLLAGLMALPAGIVLAHVFIFQVNRYAFYWVYPLNVSVDVLLSGLMLSMAVVFIILLLPLGKMNAKVDLRQEEGL
- a CDS encoding ABC transporter ATP-binding protein; this translates as MLKIHHLSKQFDDSNKPVIDDLDLSLDTGQSVSIRGASGSGKSTLLSLIAGFDEPDSGSITVHNVTLPFKGEKQADRFRREHLGVVFQSFNLLSCLSVEDNIAFTARLKGNVDPDYQQHIMQRLGISALAGKSAALLSGGEQQRVAIARALVHKPSLILADEPTGNLDEDNSEKVSAALYALCCELNTTLVVVTHSNEVAALAQRQCWLRHGKLED
- a CDS encoding CreA family protein; the encoded protein is MRVLVSIIAVLLLSGCDRNEVGDVSLGVFTTKDIKLDAFSDPVVTGVTCHVSSIEANLDFSDPSDSSIACRQTGPITREMIDKIDKGKDGDVLFTKSKSILFKSMKIRRILDAENQTLMYLAYSTKETSGSFKHSLSTVPLWGTQAHVAAANSNEGGR
- a CDS encoding LysE family translocator, whose product is MNTGLLSVFIPTFFFVSVTPGMCMTLAMTLGMSIGVKRALWMMLGELAGVGLVATLSAAGVAALLLNYPDVFTVLKYAGGVYLAYTGIQMWMSRGKMAISTDSAAQATEKALIMQGFITAIANPKGWAFFVALLPPFLDTGSPLAAQLVSLIAIILLLEFTCLLIYASGGRSLRSLLMKSGNVRLMNRIAGTLMIGVGIWLAAG
- a CDS encoding ArsC family reductase, producing MSTTLYGISNCDTIKKARKWLEQQNIPFTFHDYRKDGLDEAWLKETESHLGWENLLNKRGTTFRQLPEEDKTDLTRDKALSLLLANPSMIKRPVLIHNNSYHLAFKPAQYEEIFA
- the dapE gene encoding succinyl-diaminopimelate desuccinylase; the encoded protein is MSTVIDVAKNLINRRSVTPEDAGCQDYMKAWLDESGFNHETMVFDDTTNLWSRRGTEAPLLCFAGHTDVVPSGPESAWQTPPFIATEKDGYLHGRGAADMKGSLAAMMVATRRFVADYPNHKGSIAYLITSDEEGPFINGTTRVIDTLEARNEKITWCIVGEPSSTSQVGDVVKNGRRGSLTGDMTVKGIQGHVAYPHLAKNPVHDAAPALASLSQAHWDNGNEFFPPTSFQISNIHAGTGAGNVIPGTCEVCFNFRFSTEVTDRELIERVTTILDGHELDYHIDWTFNGQPFLTDSGDLVEATQAAISHVTGRETELSTAGGTSDGRFIAPTGAQVVELGPVNATIHKIDECVSMADLETLTDIYYDIMVRLLA
- a CDS encoding M15 family metallopeptidase: MSMTAWLGIDNPFLVPLDDKFSIHRDVKEPWLALQRAAQKEGLDCQLVSSHRDFTRQLAIWNRKWRGEATLYDAQGKALNHSALSDDEKIDAILTWSALPGGSRHHWGSDIDVFDKQAVHEWGQPFELVDSEYRESGPCFGLACWMDENLHRFGFSRPFLEDRGGVAVELWHLTHTSTASTFEQQRRAGALADALKQADMEGKEAVLKRIDSLFERYVLNKGIR
- a CDS encoding DUF2897 family protein; protein product: MSTGWLILIILLAAGFIIGNILLLKSSSKFRVPKDFTPRKWDDEEDK
- a CDS encoding heavy metal-binding domain-containing protein: MILTTTPGIEGKTISQYHGIVIGEAVMGANIFKDLFASIRDIVGGRSGSYEDELTKARKMAFAELEQEARAMGANAVVGIDIDYEVIGEKGSMLMVSISGTAVRVNG
- a CDS encoding HIT domain-containing protein, which codes for MFKLDERLQNDTVLVTDLALCRVLLMNDSQFPWLILVPRVEGLAELHELDDRQMQQYVQESRLCCKVLSSLYAPYKLNIAALGNVVRQLHIHHLCRYEEDIAWPAPVWGRQPAIPYGDSELAARIEALKNAFSTEEKR